The proteins below are encoded in one region of Bremerella sp. P1:
- the hflK gene encoding protease modulator HflK, whose protein sequence is MSDQRTFSPPPPPRENRARRSEQIGVGVGAGMRIIGLLAALLMILFWCSGITMVQPNEVALLTRFGKLVGNTPGEQVQPPGILLALPYPIDEVIRVPVKEEREVSIDRLKLSAAGSNTTALDPIRDGYVLCGDQHILQTNVRVKYRISDPVAFHFQADQPERVLKEAAAASIVQTIAGWNAMDTLRLQRSSNTEEVERLPISVRESLQRRLDQLGLGIEVSAVEFREIIPTPQLAEAFENVQSEQIHIETRKREAEGFAARTIPKAEADRYTLVNEATRFQTDVTTKADEEVTLFDKVYAQYLANPDLVWSRLYLESMEQIMQSVGRLKFVAPGTRIVISPKSSAEKSPPVVIDPVKEETQ, encoded by the coding sequence ATGAGTGATCAGCGTACCTTCTCACCACCCCCTCCGCCGAGAGAGAATCGGGCCCGACGTTCCGAGCAGATCGGTGTTGGCGTCGGTGCCGGCATGCGGATCATTGGGTTACTCGCCGCACTGCTAATGATTCTGTTTTGGTGCTCAGGCATTACCATGGTTCAGCCCAACGAAGTTGCTTTGTTGACTCGCTTTGGCAAGCTGGTCGGAAACACGCCCGGAGAGCAAGTTCAGCCACCGGGCATCTTGTTGGCGTTGCCCTATCCGATCGATGAAGTCATTCGCGTTCCTGTCAAAGAAGAACGGGAAGTCTCAATCGATCGACTCAAACTAAGTGCTGCCGGTAGCAATACAACCGCACTCGATCCCATTCGGGATGGTTACGTGCTTTGTGGCGACCAGCACATTCTGCAGACCAATGTTCGCGTGAAGTATCGTATTAGCGATCCGGTCGCGTTTCATTTCCAAGCCGATCAACCGGAGCGAGTTCTCAAGGAAGCGGCTGCAGCTTCGATCGTCCAGACGATCGCCGGCTGGAATGCGATGGATACCCTGCGTCTGCAACGTTCTTCCAACACGGAAGAAGTCGAGCGTCTGCCGATATCGGTTCGCGAGAGTCTTCAGAGGCGACTCGATCAACTTGGACTCGGCATCGAAGTCAGTGCGGTTGAGTTCCGTGAAATCATTCCCACGCCACAACTGGCCGAAGCATTCGAGAATGTACAGAGCGAGCAAATTCATATCGAAACCCGAAAACGCGAAGCGGAAGGCTTTGCCGCTCGAACAATTCCCAAAGCCGAGGCCGATCGTTACACGCTAGTCAACGAGGCAACACGCTTCCAAACGGATGTAACAACGAAAGCAGACGAAGAAGTAACCCTTTTCGACAAAGTCTATGCCCAGTACCTGGCCAATCCCGACTTGGTCTGGTCGCGTCTCTACCTAGAGTCGATGGAGCAGATCATGCAGTCGGTGGGGCGCCTCAAGTTCGTGGCCCCCGGGACGCGGATTGTCATCTCTCCGAAAAGTTCTGCGGAGAAGTCTCCTCCTGTTGTAATTGACCCAGTTAAGGAGGAGACCCAATGA
- a CDS encoding heavy metal translocating P-type ATPase, translating to MSSVSVAKRIQTDLDAGLTAYEKWRMSIRFSTALVAASLLVVGILIERWMPAEQLSLGAAFQAAAALLVLAPILWEALWGLFRESPEYYSGQLVSIAALAAFAIGDFTTAVIVPVILSVAFFLEERSILGANSAIAGLQALQSNLARRLTEDGTERSIAASELRVGDTIVIAPGESIPADAVVLHGHAAIDQSSITGESTPEEVSPGSKVFAGSMNLNGLIRARVTSAGDDTTLAKVLDLFQEAERSKTRVLRLVEQYAKYFVLAVLMIAGITLFLMHDVTRAITVLVVGCPGPFLIAGPAAMVASLAVASRHGILVKNARFLEALSEVNSVVFDKTGTVTTGQLDVCRVVPCSGEEIAIIQAVLPGVSVNQHPVSKAIARYGKQQDLSFVEAEEVEEVPGLGIRIHYPDGRVVLLGRESWLNQEGIETQPIDHSGPMVWAAEISGETQRSLGCICLSDHARADSSQVIQLLRDLRVERTVLLTGDRSAVAQHIGQEVGVDEIVSEVLPSEKLQVVELEKKAGYNVMVVGDGINDAPALAAGNVGVAMGVGGADITMRSADIVLMTHQLDRLPMAMVLAAKTKATIHRNVLIGAGLTLVMLGMASAGTITPIAGAVLQNIGEAFVIINSAAILRWKWQPVSQSTSS from the coding sequence ATGAGTTCCGTATCGGTAGCCAAACGAATCCAGACCGACCTGGACGCTGGTTTAACGGCCTACGAAAAGTGGCGAATGAGTATCCGTTTCAGTACGGCCTTAGTCGCTGCGTCGCTGCTTGTGGTTGGAATTCTAATTGAACGCTGGATGCCTGCCGAGCAGCTTTCCCTGGGGGCCGCATTTCAGGCAGCGGCAGCACTCCTGGTGCTTGCTCCGATCCTATGGGAAGCGTTGTGGGGACTGTTTCGCGAATCCCCGGAATACTATAGCGGGCAGTTGGTAAGCATTGCCGCGCTGGCGGCATTCGCGATTGGCGATTTTACTACGGCGGTCATTGTCCCGGTGATATTGAGCGTGGCGTTCTTCCTGGAAGAACGCAGTATTCTCGGTGCTAATTCCGCCATCGCTGGCCTTCAGGCGTTGCAGTCGAACCTTGCCCGCAGGCTGACCGAAGACGGCACAGAACGATCAATCGCGGCATCGGAGCTGAGAGTCGGCGATACGATTGTCATTGCTCCCGGTGAAAGCATTCCGGCCGATGCGGTCGTTTTGCATGGACATGCGGCGATTGACCAGTCTTCGATCACAGGCGAATCGACTCCGGAAGAAGTCAGCCCTGGCTCGAAAGTATTCGCAGGTTCTATGAACTTGAACGGATTGATCCGAGCACGAGTCACCTCAGCCGGCGACGACACGACGCTCGCGAAGGTTCTGGATCTGTTCCAGGAAGCCGAGCGGTCCAAAACACGTGTTCTTCGCTTGGTAGAGCAGTACGCCAAGTACTTTGTTTTGGCGGTCCTGATGATCGCCGGGATCACCCTCTTTCTGATGCACGATGTGACACGTGCGATTACCGTCCTGGTGGTGGGTTGTCCTGGGCCGTTTCTCATCGCAGGTCCCGCGGCGATGGTCGCTTCCCTGGCAGTTGCCTCGCGGCATGGCATTCTCGTGAAGAATGCTCGCTTCCTCGAGGCCCTGAGCGAGGTTAATAGTGTCGTTTTCGATAAGACGGGGACCGTGACCACCGGGCAGTTGGATGTATGTCGCGTGGTCCCATGTTCCGGAGAAGAGATAGCGATAATCCAAGCCGTTCTGCCAGGCGTCTCCGTCAACCAACATCCGGTGTCCAAGGCCATTGCCCGGTATGGTAAGCAGCAGGATCTGTCGTTCGTTGAAGCCGAGGAGGTTGAAGAAGTTCCAGGGCTTGGTATTCGAATCCACTACCCCGACGGGCGAGTTGTCCTCTTGGGGCGTGAAAGCTGGCTCAACCAGGAAGGAATCGAGACGCAGCCGATTGACCACTCCGGCCCCATGGTCTGGGCCGCCGAGATCTCTGGCGAAACGCAACGATCTCTTGGATGCATTTGCCTTTCCGATCATGCCCGTGCCGACTCGTCGCAGGTAATCCAATTGCTGCGAGACCTGCGGGTCGAACGTACTGTTCTTCTGACAGGCGATCGTTCGGCGGTTGCCCAGCATATCGGGCAAGAGGTCGGTGTCGACGAGATTGTCTCCGAGGTGCTCCCATCCGAAAAACTACAAGTAGTCGAGTTGGAAAAAAAGGCTGGCTACAACGTCATGGTCGTAGGAGACGGAATCAATGATGCCCCGGCACTCGCGGCCGGCAATGTTGGTGTGGCGATGGGTGTCGGCGGTGCAGACATCACGATGCGCAGCGCCGATATCGTCCTGATGACCCATCAACTTGATCGACTCCCCATGGCCATGGTTCTGGCCGCCAAGACGAAAGCAACGATTCACCGAAACGTTCTCATCGGCGCCGGACTCACCCTGGTGATGCTGGGGATGGCCTCGGCGGGAACGATTACGCCGATCGCCGGTGCGGTCCTTCAGAACATTGGAGAAGCATTTGTGATCATTAACAGTGCCGCGATCCTACGCTGGAAATGGCAGCCTGTCAGTCAATCAACTTCGTCCTGA
- a CDS encoding recombinase family protein: MQSNLVAAKLEQRFHDFSEKAVATTVKGTTAPTKRKKVKRTKEEIRRQQEQFYAKTVKEIDALLDDYNTKISREGADSIGAAYARFSSRFQDSIADQLRSILQDAVRLNIYIPRENVFFDLAVRGFQERRPGLLALREMIEVGNIQTLMIFTTARLYRRAYKCLQFVEEELVERGIRGIFVKSHIDTADGDNWRTTLQALANVDEAQVRVYGAHINASHEGLFDRQMVHTTLSLGYAGEIVEGEVTRRQRPRRRIVIDPKSAQWIVQIFYWYVVDRISIAEIARTLNADENAPAPENSITGLWTHALVRKHLSNPIYRGWWAYGATETKWKSKKDYAAQIPRQAPLREAHFDDLQIIPDECWHAAQTLLAAETSNSGRKPTTRDHDKGPRLLQGLFECPEHGRRLAAGGANGRVLLCPCCRWIEANSRPIFTHLNRKLALQRTCDHLLKWIRPSEELIDSVIEECVRRSAELQKEDPYILQALKKQAAELKATIDFNRRNPGVSEDEQRQTMLILKDLRRQQNDVLARLNSVEAAQQSPPPTPSREQVAEFLDATRELIQQGLTSKDESLLRKIRLSMEGIIQGKIEVQQMGERSKAKGWLQGQLRIDVAGFVVKELTGVCCTDSNTVQEVTIDFKKVDPLDEQSETAKRLWDDGLLHKAIAKQMDCSPSYVTKLIQHWHDKRGLPRPNNKRRRRQLESKQIKVPSYMEIANQVHELMIAGHSNLEIGKELGVSGTTVAKAIKWWHEKRVLPVPTAADRRQLKLLRAKKMLAEGMLVTDVAAKLDYSPRGLKLALSKFAVDNGEAVLDFRSRRGNAKAGSAANGKIPTSDERAA; this comes from the coding sequence ATGCAGTCCAATTTGGTGGCGGCCAAGCTTGAGCAACGGTTTCATGATTTCAGCGAAAAGGCCGTTGCAACGACCGTCAAGGGCACGACGGCTCCGACAAAGCGGAAGAAAGTGAAGCGCACAAAGGAGGAGATTCGTCGTCAACAGGAGCAATTCTATGCAAAGACGGTCAAAGAGATCGACGCCCTGCTGGATGACTACAACACGAAAATCTCGCGAGAAGGTGCCGATAGTATCGGCGCAGCCTACGCTCGCTTCTCGTCAAGGTTCCAGGATTCAATTGCAGATCAACTCCGATCGATCCTCCAGGATGCCGTGCGGTTGAACATCTATATCCCGCGCGAGAACGTTTTCTTCGACCTTGCAGTACGTGGGTTTCAAGAACGGCGTCCTGGCCTCTTGGCGCTCAGGGAGATGATAGAAGTTGGAAACATTCAAACGCTGATGATCTTCACCACGGCTCGACTCTACCGACGAGCCTACAAGTGCTTGCAGTTTGTTGAAGAGGAATTGGTCGAGCGAGGCATTCGTGGAATCTTCGTCAAATCGCATATCGACACCGCCGACGGGGATAACTGGCGAACGACCTTACAGGCGTTGGCCAACGTTGATGAGGCGCAGGTCCGCGTCTATGGGGCGCATATTAATGCATCGCACGAAGGGCTGTTCGACAGGCAGATGGTCCATACGACCCTTTCCCTCGGCTACGCCGGTGAAATCGTTGAAGGTGAGGTGACGAGGCGGCAGCGTCCGCGACGAAGGATCGTTATTGACCCTAAATCCGCTCAATGGATAGTTCAGATCTTTTACTGGTATGTGGTCGATCGGATCAGCATTGCGGAGATTGCAAGGACGCTCAACGCGGACGAGAACGCCCCTGCCCCGGAGAATTCAATCACCGGCCTTTGGACTCATGCTTTGGTGCGAAAACACCTATCCAATCCAATATATCGCGGCTGGTGGGCCTATGGGGCGACGGAGACCAAGTGGAAGAGTAAGAAGGACTATGCTGCTCAAATTCCCCGACAAGCCCCATTGAGGGAAGCCCATTTCGACGATCTACAAATCATACCGGACGAGTGCTGGCATGCTGCTCAAACGCTGCTTGCTGCCGAAACAAGCAATTCGGGGCGAAAACCTACGACACGGGACCATGATAAAGGACCTCGCCTCTTGCAAGGTCTGTTTGAGTGTCCAGAGCACGGTCGCCGACTTGCCGCCGGGGGGGCAAATGGTCGCGTGTTGCTGTGTCCTTGTTGCCGCTGGATCGAAGCAAATAGTCGACCGATCTTTACTCACTTGAATCGGAAACTGGCTCTGCAACGGACGTGCGATCATCTTCTAAAGTGGATCCGACCTTCAGAAGAACTTATTGATTCGGTAATCGAGGAATGCGTCCGTCGTTCCGCAGAATTGCAGAAAGAGGACCCTTATATTCTGCAGGCCCTAAAAAAACAGGCGGCCGAGCTCAAAGCCACCATCGACTTCAATCGTCGTAACCCTGGGGTTTCCGAGGATGAACAGCGTCAAACCATGCTGATCCTCAAGGATCTTCGCCGACAACAAAATGACGTGCTCGCCCGTCTAAACTCCGTCGAGGCCGCACAGCAGTCACCACCTCCGACGCCGAGCCGTGAACAGGTTGCCGAGTTCCTGGACGCAACAAGAGAATTGATACAACAGGGGCTAACATCCAAGGACGAATCCTTGCTTCGTAAGATTCGCCTATCGATGGAAGGCATTATTCAGGGCAAAATCGAAGTGCAGCAGATGGGGGAACGTAGTAAAGCGAAGGGTTGGCTGCAGGGACAATTGCGGATTGATGTCGCCGGTTTTGTTGTCAAGGAATTGACCGGAGTTTGTTGTACGGACTCTAACACCGTTCAGGAAGTGACGATCGACTTCAAAAAGGTTGACCCGCTCGACGAGCAATCGGAAACGGCTAAACGACTCTGGGATGATGGCCTTCTTCATAAGGCGATCGCCAAGCAAATGGACTGCTCTCCATCCTACGTTACCAAGCTAATCCAACATTGGCACGATAAACGCGGATTGCCGCGTCCCAATAACAAGCGACGCCGAAGACAGCTGGAATCCAAGCAAATTAAAGTCCCCTCGTACATGGAAATCGCCAACCAGGTGCATGAACTCATGATCGCAGGGCATTCCAATTTGGAAATTGGTAAGGAATTAGGGGTATCAGGCACCACGGTCGCGAAAGCGATTAAATGGTGGCATGAGAAGCGAGTCTTGCCCGTTCCGACCGCTGCGGATCGACGACAATTGAAACTTTTGCGTGCAAAAAAGATGCTCGCCGAAGGTATGTTGGTTACAGATGTCGCGGCAAAACTCGACTACTCGCCTCGCGGCCTGAAGTTGGCACTCTCCAAGTTCGCTGTGGATAACGGCGAGGCAGTACTGGACTTCCGTTCGCGCCGTGGGAATGCCAAAGCAGGTTCGGCGGCAAACGGCAAAATACCCACTTCCGACGAGCGGGCTGCCTAA
- a CDS encoding acyl-CoA dehydrogenase family protein, protein MIRQRPFIVIAFCFLLGLQVQSNATGQDRIVRAGAAKHSNPSYSITTIRDAHTDAKPVIVVQSELDRLIDEDGGGACPISAALIAMQTVKSMAGAALHPHPHRYALQLFQEQPELKEGRIPNDRFVNLLKKVSAAGEKLDVDVETVSATNSKHTDTGPYWSQTDGPDLSLNPGELKVLSYTVTTANGVWLGRHFVLLKSMEGEQVRVLDPTRPFKDYQYGIRFHGDDAAPKANVILDNLSRNDENEPIYELNTVFTIKVAGAWDHMNNSSSASVDQIKTEIDLLAKELQAENKLTSPKEWRRRGARFGLPGLDLPTTVGGSDWSAEQMLEIFRHAGRYNLNLRDVVGGAHGRPAIKLESEFAKEAIHDLIGGRAYFAVAITEEGAGTHTKNIQSRAIRDGDGFRLTGSKLWNARLRQATHVVLYVQAANGRPGKQTAFLLPINHPGLEIVDRYAHGLTGNSFGGLNFDQMYVGPEHLIGEDGDGGDLFEEHFLYWRLMQSAAAIGCGERALEVMAERIREREAFGGPIGRFTHLQQPIGEQLTKLRMALALSREAARYFDQGNYDAAEPLVNGIKAEGVEFALEACDAAMRAHGALGYSREVDLGDRVRDLMGLRIADGTTDVMRMTVVRDAFGHDLWQMAIEDGGD, encoded by the coding sequence ATGATTCGACAGCGACCTTTCATTGTTATCGCGTTTTGTTTTCTTCTCGGGCTACAGGTGCAATCCAATGCAACTGGGCAAGATCGGATTGTTCGCGCAGGTGCGGCAAAGCACTCGAACCCGAGCTATTCCATTACAACGATCCGTGATGCACACACAGACGCCAAGCCTGTGATTGTTGTTCAAAGCGAACTTGACAGGTTAATCGACGAAGACGGCGGAGGTGCGTGCCCGATCTCGGCCGCTCTGATTGCGATGCAGACCGTGAAGTCGATGGCGGGAGCGGCGTTGCATCCCCATCCACACCGCTACGCACTTCAATTGTTCCAGGAACAACCTGAGTTGAAGGAAGGGCGAATTCCAAATGACCGTTTTGTCAATCTCTTGAAGAAAGTTTCGGCGGCAGGAGAAAAGCTTGACGTCGACGTTGAGACGGTTTCCGCCACGAATAGCAAGCACACGGACACCGGACCTTATTGGTCTCAAACCGACGGACCAGATTTGTCGCTTAATCCAGGTGAGCTAAAGGTTCTCTCGTACACGGTCACCACGGCGAATGGCGTTTGGCTTGGCCGCCATTTTGTTCTGCTGAAGAGTATGGAAGGTGAACAGGTGCGTGTCCTTGATCCTACTCGTCCCTTCAAAGATTACCAATACGGAATTCGATTCCATGGCGACGATGCCGCTCCGAAGGCAAACGTTATTTTGGACAACCTATCGCGCAATGATGAGAACGAGCCGATCTATGAATTGAATACCGTCTTTACGATCAAGGTCGCTGGTGCGTGGGACCATATGAACAATTCGTCGTCGGCCTCAGTCGACCAGATTAAGACCGAAATCGACCTGCTCGCGAAAGAGCTTCAAGCCGAAAACAAGCTTACCTCGCCGAAAGAGTGGCGAAGACGCGGTGCTAGATTCGGATTGCCAGGATTGGACCTGCCCACAACGGTAGGCGGCAGCGACTGGTCCGCCGAACAAATGCTTGAGATCTTTCGTCACGCCGGGCGTTACAACCTAAACCTACGCGATGTTGTTGGTGGCGCTCACGGTAGACCGGCTATCAAGCTTGAATCTGAGTTTGCCAAAGAGGCCATACACGATCTGATTGGCGGTCGCGCTTACTTTGCGGTAGCTATCACGGAAGAAGGAGCAGGCACTCACACAAAGAATATTCAAAGTCGAGCAATCAGAGACGGCGATGGCTTCAGGCTCACAGGATCAAAGCTTTGGAACGCCCGGCTGCGACAAGCAACGCACGTGGTTCTATACGTGCAGGCTGCCAACGGCAGGCCGGGCAAACAGACCGCGTTTCTATTGCCGATCAATCACCCGGGTTTGGAGATTGTCGATCGGTATGCACATGGGCTTACAGGAAATTCATTTGGCGGACTCAATTTCGATCAGATGTATGTTGGCCCGGAGCACTTAATCGGTGAGGACGGCGACGGTGGTGATCTTTTTGAGGAGCATTTCCTCTACTGGCGATTGATGCAGTCGGCAGCGGCGATCGGATGTGGTGAACGAGCGTTGGAGGTCATGGCTGAGCGGATTCGAGAACGCGAAGCCTTTGGTGGTCCGATCGGACGGTTTACTCATCTTCAGCAACCTATCGGCGAGCAACTCACCAAGCTCCGCATGGCATTGGCTTTGTCTCGCGAGGCTGCACGCTACTTTGACCAGGGAAACTATGACGCCGCGGAGCCATTGGTTAATGGAATCAAAGCAGAGGGTGTCGAATTCGCACTGGAAGCTTGCGATGCTGCGATGCGTGCACACGGTGCCCTCGGCTACAGCCGAGAGGTAGACCTGGGCGATCGAGTCCGCGACCTGATGGGGCTACGAATTGCTGATGGAACAACCGACGTCATGCGGATGACAGTCGTCCGAGATGCCTTCGGTCACGATCTCTGGCAAATGGCTATCGAAGACGGTGGAGATTGA
- a CDS encoding HoxN/HupN/NixA family nickel/cobalt transporter: protein MHNHTHELTLGFAFLLGAIHALEPGHGKTAMLVYLAGEKRSLWHPVVMGLSTALSHSISLFAIAFAVHLTHHVVAGDHHHEHFVSDLLQWISAGLVLCVGAWMLWKAMSGKKTACCHHHSHDSGCKHHDLVQLGALVSSESDDSMKKSSSKSSFSTTALLGIAVGLLPCPSALVAYFTGLSTGQPWVAYGIIALFAAGIATSLSGVGLCLQLFGERLTNVSQRAKHLPWPHIRAALILAIGLFYVVRLTSDSWLGYPLSALIQ from the coding sequence ATGCATAACCACACGCACGAACTAACTCTCGGATTTGCTTTTCTGTTGGGAGCGATCCACGCCCTGGAACCTGGCCACGGAAAGACGGCCATGCTTGTATATCTGGCCGGAGAAAAACGGAGTCTCTGGCACCCGGTCGTCATGGGATTGAGTACGGCACTTTCCCATTCGATTTCCCTGTTTGCGATTGCCTTTGCAGTTCACTTAACCCACCACGTTGTAGCTGGTGACCACCATCACGAGCATTTCGTGTCCGACTTGCTCCAGTGGATCAGTGCTGGCCTGGTTCTTTGTGTAGGTGCTTGGATGCTGTGGAAGGCAATGTCGGGAAAGAAAACGGCTTGCTGCCATCACCATTCGCATGACTCTGGCTGCAAGCACCACGACTTAGTCCAACTTGGGGCCCTCGTCAGTTCCGAATCAGACGATTCAATGAAGAAGTCTTCCAGCAAAAGTAGCTTCTCGACAACCGCTTTGCTGGGTATCGCGGTCGGATTGTTGCCTTGTCCATCGGCGTTGGTCGCATACTTCACAGGCCTTTCCACCGGCCAGCCGTGGGTGGCGTATGGAATCATTGCCCTCTTTGCCGCAGGAATCGCCACGTCCCTTTCCGGCGTAGGACTCTGCCTTCAGCTATTTGGAGAGCGATTAACAAACGTCTCCCAGAGGGCCAAGCACTTGCCCTGGCCCCACATCCGAGCCGCCCTGATACTTGCGATCGGTCTGTTCTATGTGGTTCGCTTAACTAGCGATTCATGGCTTGGATACCCTCTGTCTGCTCTGATCCAGTAG
- a CDS encoding AAA family ATPase: MTLLQKIYEWSVTLPPCLRDAIRRLLNSTDLSDDDYDDLFALLKLEAGIADPKGRKSEPLEKKHLPSTVVQGNSARLLSLQNLKNVNRIAANQKVTFEPTGLTVVYGDNGTGKSGYSRVLKVACRARGEKAIVLPNAHLPKATKAVPEAEIVYEMGGTTTKVKWTESTHDHPELSTLSVFDSHCARAYLDAEQDVAYLPYGLDIVENLANTVLPQLNDRLREDLAKCVVDHTQFDELKGKTEIGEIVSRLSAKTDTSKVEALATINESEMARLAELRVSLGEQNPKQKALQLLRLVERINRIRDSINIAIKVVDSLALERLKALVASTDSAIAAERRAVEIFHANESLLPGTGGEEWQILFEAARTFATIAYADSDFPNMNTDSRCLLCQQELTDGAMRLQRFDNFVRNNTAMVASSRRASLRTLITSIENSNVTFYPEPSLVEEIEQLDSTLCRILQEFERSLASRRKWMLDSVVDAEWTNEVTTSEDPRGHLVAFVDALKAEAASHELASNEDTRKALELELAELESREKCQRKKHQILEAIKKLQLAAALESCRKTIRPLPFTKKSKEFANDTVTDALSNALNKEFESLGLGNLKTKLKSRAKDGKTYHKIVLDVPTAYKLSEILSEGELRVLAIASFLAELSLAEHSGGIIFDDPVSSLDHFRRARVASRLVEESTKRQVVIFTHDTVFLAELRGIAERQSLPAKFYHLEWTTAEHSGYCIEGLPWHHQGFNDRIDKLEQEQKRLQKEWTPVPNSQLCDRMRNAYSHYRATIERSIESIFLHGIVRRFDNYIPIANMKKIVALTPSEIAELDRLFKVACDVTNAHDPATGANRPPPDPSEFEKHIKELKALVDGFRART, encoded by the coding sequence ATGACTCTATTACAGAAGATTTACGAATGGTCAGTCACGCTGCCACCATGTTTGCGAGATGCGATCCGGCGTTTGCTCAACTCAACTGATTTGTCCGATGACGACTATGACGATCTATTTGCTCTACTCAAACTAGAAGCTGGCATCGCAGATCCTAAGGGCCGTAAATCCGAGCCGCTCGAGAAGAAACACCTGCCGTCGACGGTCGTACAAGGAAATTCAGCCCGTCTGCTGTCACTCCAGAACCTAAAGAATGTCAATCGAATTGCCGCAAACCAGAAGGTTACATTCGAGCCTACGGGATTGACCGTTGTTTATGGGGATAATGGAACAGGCAAATCCGGATACTCGCGCGTGCTTAAAGTGGCCTGTCGGGCGAGAGGGGAGAAGGCGATCGTTTTGCCTAATGCACACCTCCCAAAAGCGACAAAAGCAGTTCCAGAAGCTGAGATAGTCTACGAGATGGGCGGAACAACTACGAAGGTCAAGTGGACGGAATCAACGCATGATCATCCCGAACTATCAACGCTGTCCGTCTTTGATTCACATTGTGCGCGGGCATATCTCGATGCCGAGCAGGATGTAGCATACCTGCCATATGGACTCGACATTGTTGAAAACCTTGCGAACACAGTGCTGCCACAGCTTAATGATCGACTTAGAGAGGATTTGGCGAAATGTGTTGTTGACCACACACAATTTGACGAACTGAAAGGCAAGACAGAGATTGGCGAGATTGTTTCCAGATTGTCGGCTAAGACAGACACATCGAAAGTCGAGGCACTTGCAACAATCAATGAAAGCGAGATGGCGCGGCTAGCAGAACTACGCGTTTCCCTCGGCGAACAGAATCCGAAACAGAAGGCACTACAGCTTCTCCGTCTTGTGGAACGAATCAATCGAATCCGAGACAGCATCAATATTGCGATTAAGGTCGTCGACTCACTGGCTTTGGAAAGATTGAAAGCATTGGTCGCTTCGACAGATTCTGCGATCGCAGCAGAGAGGCGGGCAGTCGAAATATTTCATGCCAATGAAAGCCTCCTTCCAGGAACAGGTGGTGAGGAGTGGCAGATCCTCTTCGAGGCGGCACGAACGTTCGCCACAATAGCCTATGCGGATTCTGACTTTCCGAATATGAATACTGACTCTCGTTGCCTTCTCTGCCAACAAGAGCTGACCGATGGAGCGATGCGACTCCAACGATTCGACAACTTCGTTAGAAACAATACGGCAATGGTGGCGAGTTCGAGGAGAGCTAGTTTGAGGACACTGATAACTTCCATCGAGAACTCAAACGTGACTTTCTATCCGGAGCCGTCATTAGTCGAAGAAATCGAGCAACTTGATTCCACACTTTGCCGAATTCTTCAAGAGTTTGAGAGATCACTTGCGAGTCGGCGAAAGTGGATGCTTGATAGTGTAGTTGATGCAGAGTGGACGAATGAGGTAACTACATCCGAAGATCCGCGTGGCCATCTTGTCGCATTTGTCGACGCACTTAAAGCCGAAGCCGCCTCGCATGAACTTGCTTCCAATGAAGATACTCGAAAGGCGCTAGAATTAGAACTCGCTGAGTTGGAATCGCGAGAGAAGTGCCAGAGGAAGAAGCATCAGATTCTTGAAGCGATCAAGAAACTCCAATTGGCGGCTGCTTTGGAGTCTTGTCGCAAAACCATTCGCCCACTTCCTTTCACCAAGAAAAGTAAGGAATTTGCAAACGACACGGTAACGGATGCCTTGAGCAACGCTCTGAACAAAGAGTTTGAGTCTCTCGGACTCGGAAATTTGAAAACGAAGCTTAAGAGCCGGGCGAAGGACGGAAAAACGTATCACAAGATTGTTCTTGACGTTCCGACGGCCTACAAATTGTCAGAAATTCTTAGTGAGGGTGAACTACGTGTCTTGGCTATTGCCTCATTCCTTGCCGAGTTATCTCTTGCAGAGCACTCGGGCGGCATAATCTTCGACGATCCAGTTTCTTCACTTGATCATTTCCGACGAGCGAGGGTAGCCAGTCGTCTAGTCGAAGAGTCGACAAAACGTCAGGTCGTTATCTTTACTCACGATACGGTCTTTTTAGCTGAGTTGCGAGGGATTGCAGAACGTCAGAGTCTACCTGCAAAGTTTTATCACTTAGAATGGACTACCGCGGAACACTCGGGATATTGCATCGAGGGATTGCCGTGGCATCACCAGGGATTCAACGATCGCATCGACAAATTGGAGCAAGAGCAAAAGCGGCTACAGAAAGAGTGGACGCCTGTGCCCAACAGTCAATTATGTGACAGAATGAGAAATGCTTATAGCCACTATCGTGCTACCATTGAGCGATCGATCGAAAGCATCTTCCTACATGGAATTGTTCGTCGATTTGATAACTATATACCAATCGCCAACATGAAGAAGATTGTCGCCCTTACCCCATCTGAAATCGCTGAGTTAGATCGCCTATTCAAAGTGGCTTGTGACGTTACGAATGCACATGATCCCGCTACCGGTGCCAATCGTCCTCCACCTGATCCATCGGAGTTTGAAAAACATATCAAGGAGTTGAAGGCACTGGTCGATGGCTTTAGGGCAAGAACGTAA